Within the Thermocladium sp. ECH_B genome, the region ACATAGTTGACTTAGTGCAGAAGCTAGGGGTCAGGGTTAGGGGACCCGCCCCGCTTCCCGTTAAGAGGATGATGGTGACCGTTAGAAGGGCGCCCAGTGGTCAGGGGTATCATACCTTTGATCATTGGGAAATGAGGATACATAAGAGACTAATAGATATTGATGCGGATGAGCGGGCTATGAGGCAATTAAT harbors:
- a CDS encoding 30S ribosomal protein S10, whose amino-acid sequence is MPKTARIRIWGTDPEAVDGLARDIVDLVQKLGVRVRGPAPLPVKRMMVTVRRAPSGQGYHTFDHWEMRIHKRLIDIDADERAMRQLMRIKVPEDVKIEIELL